CGGGCGAACTTCTACGTCCCGCCCCGGCGGAATCGGGCCTTCCCCTGACCTTCGATTACTCCTCGTCGGGCGCGGTCACGTCGCCGTCGACCTCGCCGGGGCTCATGTCGACCGGCCAGACGCCGTGGTCCCAGACCTTGAACCCGTTGTACTCCTCGACGGCCCCCTCCGGCTCGTAGTCCGTCTCGTGGTGTGCCATACCACACCAGTCTGCGGGCCGGCGGCTTAACGTTTGTGTCGGGCCGACTGCCGGTCGCCGTTCGCCGGCGGTCGCACTCTCCGGCCGCGGTGAGCACCGCAGGACGATACTGGGGGCCGGAGCCGAACGGGAGCGGGAGCGAGAACGATAATGAGACCGAGACCGAGATCGGGTGCCAGCGGTCTCAGGTCGGTGGCGCGTTCGGCGGCCGCTCCTCGTCGTCGTCGAGGAAGACGCTGGCGAAGAGGTCGACGTGCAGTTTCAGGACCGCCGCCTCGTCGATGCCCGCCTCCGCGGCCTGGGATTCGAGGAACGCGGCGAGGTCGTCGGTCGGCTCGTAGCGCACCTCCCGGCCGTCGACGGTGAATTCGACCTCGTGGACGCCCGCGACGAGGTGTTCGATCTCCAAGAGCGCCTGCTCGACCTTGGTCTCTAAGGCCTCCTCGGTGTCCATCAACCGCTGTTCGCCCCACTCTTCGGCCGCCGCGTGAAAGCGGTCGTCGACGGTGAACGAGAGGGTCAATACGACACCCCCTCGCCCTCGAAGGCCGTCTCCCAGAGCGTCTCCTCGCCGCACTCCGGGCACTCCTGTTTGAGCTCTGACCGCTCGAACCGCCCGAGGTTGGCCATCGTCCCGCAGACGGAACACTCGAAGTACGGCATCACTGGGGCGGCCAGGTCTCGGGTGCGGGATCGGCTTCCGTGACCTCGCTGTAGAGGCCGACGAGCAGGCCGAGGAACGCGATCAACACGAGGAGCCCAACGACGCCGCCGACGGCCGTCTGACCGACGTACGCCGACGTGTCGAAGGCCATCCAGTTGAACCGTCCCGCTACGTCCAGTACCGTCAGCACCGTCCACAGCGTCGCGACCAGTATCGCGACGGTGACGATGCGCGCCTCCCTGAGTGCCGTTCGCAAGCTCATTGTGTACGCCTCTCACGGATATTGCACACCGGCCGTCAAAAAACTATGTCACGCACCCTCGTGGTCCCAGCCGGCCTTCTCGGCGGCCTCCGACAGCGGGAGGAACTCCCAGCCGGCCCGCTCGGCGATGCCCTCCTCGCCCTCGCGGCCGACAAGCACCAGCCGCTCGGCGTAGAACATCGAGTTCTCGTCGATGTCGGCGAGCCGCTCGGCCGGCTCCATCCCCGATCCGTTGAAGAAGTCCAGATCGAGGTGGTGGTCGCGCTGGAACTTGTTGAGGACGTGCGCGGGGACGCCGCCGACGATGCCGATCCAGTCCGCCCAGCGGTTCGCGTCGGCGAACGCCCCCGACGGATTCGCCAGCGCCGTCGCCGCCTCGTAGGTCAGCGCCAGCGTCATCTCGTCCACGCCGCGGCCGTGCGGGCCGGCGTTCTCCGCGTCGGATCCGCTCGCCGCGTCCGCGTCGGCCCCGTCGGCCGCGCTCGACTCGCCTCCGGCGACGCCGCCCGCACCGCCGCCCTCCTTCGGAATGCCGACGGGCTTGTCCTTATCCGAGCGGGGGACGTGTGGGACCCGCGTCTCGGCGGGGTCGGCCCGGGCCGCCTCGCCGTCGGCCGCGGCGTCGACGGTCCCGGATCCGTCGTCGGAGTCCGGGCTTCCGGGTGGTGCTGATACGCCCGCGGCCGCTGTTCCGTCGTCGCGGTCGCCCCCGGGCGCCGTGTTCTCGGGACTGAGCCAGTCGCCGTCGTCCGAATCGTCCTCGCGCTCGCCTTCGGTCGTCAGTTCGTCCAGATTTACGTGGTCGGTCATCGTTCGAGTGGCCTCCCCGCGCCCGGCGCGTGCTCGGCCTGCGGTCCGCCGTCGGAAGCGGGGTGTGTCATCTGGTGTCACAAGCG
This is a stretch of genomic DNA from Halobellus sp. MBLA0158. It encodes these proteins:
- a CDS encoding DUF7124 domain-containing protein, with amino-acid sequence MTDHVNLDELTTEGEREDDSDDGDWLSPENTAPGGDRDDGTAAAGVSAPPGSPDSDDGSGTVDAAADGEAARADPAETRVPHVPRSDKDKPVGIPKEGGGAGGVAGGESSAADGADADAASGSDAENAGPHGRGVDEMTLALTYEAATALANPSGAFADANRWADWIGIVGGVPAHVLNKFQRDHHLDLDFFNGSGMEPAERLADIDENSMFYAERLVLVGREGEEGIAERAGWEFLPLSEAAEKAGWDHEGA